The Schistocerca gregaria isolate iqSchGreg1 chromosome 4, iqSchGreg1.2, whole genome shotgun sequence genome contains a region encoding:
- the LOC126267602 gene encoding uncharacterized protein LOC126267602 produces the protein MQDFSDNWFSSLEILNVLKQKHIFCVVTILSDRISLRPIAEEKELYAGMNPQDKCKRWSKKNNQSIQVNRPQIVKEYSEYMGRVDLGDMLIELYRINVHSKNCKFGVVYRRHLNQLGATSHLSLLDLHTHIASGLTMAGNVFHHKRGRPSVEDIQAPKKRLVASRPIADVRYYKVGHWPQHSYQTDRCKLCPKGFSRVSCIKCKVFICLTSEINCFMSFHTNNTNCYFYPAEAHNCSIQGVLEES, from the exons ATGCAAGATTTTTCTGATAATTGGTTCAGTTCTTTAGAAATTTTAAATGTCCTCAAACAGAAACATATTTTTTGTGTTGTGACCATTCTTTCAGACAGAATCTCACTCAGACCTATAGCAGAAGAAAAGGAGTT ATATGCAGGTATGAATCCACAGGATAAATGCAAGAGGTGGAGTAAAAAGAATAATCAGTCAATTCAGGTAAATCGACCACAGATTGTGAAGGAATATAGTGAATACATGGGAAGAGTGGATTTAGGAGACATGCTTATAGAACTTTATAGGATAAATGTCCATTCCAAAAA TTGTAAATTCGGGGTTGTTTACAGACGTCACTTGAATCAGCTAGGTGCAACATCTCATCTTTCTCTTCTGGATTTACACACTCATATTGCTTCTGGTCTTACTATGGCAGGAAATGTTTTTCATCACAAAAGAGGAAGACCATCTGTAGAAGATATACAAGCTCCAAAGAAGAGGTTGGTAGCTTCCAGGCCTATTGCAGATGTCAGATATTATAAAGTTGGTCACTGGCCACAACACAGCTACCAGACAGACCGCTGCAAGCTATGCCCTAAAGGATTCAGCAGAGTGTCATGTATaaaatgtaaagtgttcatatgtctaaCAAGTGAAATAAATTGCTTTATGTCTTTCCACACCAA